One part of the Terrimicrobium sacchariphilum genome encodes these proteins:
- a CDS encoding Gfo/Idh/MocA family protein: MQKLKIGMVGAGFIADWHRNAFITLPEVEFAGMCRNDSGASDPRATENQAALERKCREWNIPVYQNFDAMVNDPSLDALIIGSINPFHHAQILAGLKAGKHLLVEKPVVTDLAEVDQISDLAAASGKVVFPGHNFVYRGAVQKARAIIESGALGRLVSSSFISSHTISEAHATGWRARKSLSKGGALMDSGHHLVYQMIYLLGMPVALQAFCSRQILVNMEGEDTAQVSVKFADGSVGVILQSWASGMDQGISGIRILGEKGNLIITDALYHNGERIDGDVEYGDSFKGQARAFVDAVRLGRQPVSTLEDVKNTLRVIYAAYDGEGTVTRF; encoded by the coding sequence ATGCAAAAGCTAAAAATAGGAATGGTGGGAGCCGGTTTCATCGCCGACTGGCACCGCAATGCGTTTATCACCCTGCCCGAGGTGGAGTTTGCCGGCATGTGCCGGAATGACTCCGGGGCCAGCGACCCGCGGGCGACGGAGAACCAGGCTGCACTGGAGAGGAAGTGCCGCGAGTGGAACATTCCCGTGTATCAAAACTTTGACGCAATGGTGAATGATCCCTCCCTCGATGCCCTCATCATCGGGAGCATCAATCCCTTTCACCATGCCCAGATCCTCGCAGGTCTCAAGGCGGGCAAGCACCTTCTCGTGGAGAAGCCTGTCGTCACCGACCTCGCGGAGGTCGACCAGATCAGCGACCTCGCCGCGGCGAGCGGCAAGGTGGTTTTCCCCGGTCACAACTTCGTCTATCGCGGAGCAGTGCAGAAGGCCCGGGCGATCATCGAGAGCGGTGCGCTCGGTCGTCTCGTCTCCTCCTCATTTATCTCCAGCCACACCATCAGCGAGGCTCACGCCACGGGCTGGCGTGCGAGGAAGTCCCTCTCCAAGGGCGGTGCGCTGATGGATAGCGGTCATCATCTCGTTTACCAGATGATCTACCTGCTGGGAATGCCTGTCGCGCTCCAGGCCTTCTGCTCCCGGCAGATCCTGGTGAATATGGAGGGCGAGGACACGGCTCAGGTCAGCGTGAAGTTTGCCGACGGCTCGGTGGGAGTGATCCTGCAATCCTGGGCCTCCGGGATGGACCAGGGGATCAGTGGCATACGCATCCTCGGCGAAAAGGGCAACCTCATCATCACCGATGCCCTCTACCATAATGGCGAGCGCATCGACGGGGATGTCGAGTACGGCGATTCCTTCAAGGGCCAGGCTCGGGCCTTCGTTGACGCCGTGCGACTTGGCAGGCAGCCTGTCTCCACCCTGGAGGACGTGAAGAATACGCTTCGCGTCATCTACGCTGCCTACGACGGCGAGGGTACTGTGACCCGGTTTTAA
- the vccA gene encoding Verru_Chthon cassette protein A — MRTPHRGDGILLSAGYHTRGMALVLVLAFLVLITALIIAFLSNVTTEHSGAKGYADGARSKQLADSAAQIAIGAIQAATSHGVQETWASQPGMIRVYDQTGAAKAYYKLYSSDAMVVPSSQVASFTPGVSDVNTQWSTKPALYTDLNSPVVSGNTAVFPILDGNAIRSLSKNRAGASVPAYLGYDADGDGLPDVEGFSVDPSKVSYSPGSAISVTNTPVPMPTKWLYVLQDGTVTVADDTSSTTATFDNAPASKRPTASNPITGRIAFWTDDDTCKVNVNTASEGTYMDMPRFLSDEDTTTLSLNQPMNREFQRYPGHPAMTSLSVVFPTLTANQIYAITPRIVGGGSQGGTVQTVKTGASTIPSLSLDSDRLYATIDELIFAPTLSGSTRALQGLTKEQLARGRFFLTANSRAPDVNLFNKPRVAIWPISSSTGASNRSVFDQQIAFCSTINGYQYFFQRSTDPAQRGSESPTIDLPTASSVNGLGRNRMLMDYLRHLTSQPIPGFGGDFQSKYNTQNSSGATDCDQILTGIFDYIRSANLYDTRVANPFAPGDSTKLGQGQVIPIVDKKTGTKGFGRFPTVSKAFLMFIGNAENSPSLTPPVTMNAWNASSNPTGVKPGNIRVQAGLFLEFFDPSRGFMHIYPKFQVKIDGLNNFQWGPVTDPTTPTVPMKGFPSSATFKAYPSGGWKSYPFTVWDALVNETFVGGLMGWAPFVASKGSGTLGTTSQDVYPFIAYTETASDFPVGGKFNFTGGTITVTILDNQTPANEIQKLTIDIPSSPADGWPVPNLPPVNTVVTLTSPRPEDGGQVVFGDFRTFVGPNNAANHYGGRLNARGDLGNTGQRQTVSWILGRREDGKYTDVVRSVEVAEGDTRMVAAQSNVPSSYFARNVNYDSPSNFMAHSLRTAMNYPYFGATPGKLLPINPSGYVTYPQTYSIGTSSNGSFDSYRPYSQMQVAYDFGYRAPNDAGVRMGGGNSTVLGDWDNGFGYISDGPYINKVDEGDGRASSTSTPYYQYHSTSYDTTMTLFSPNRQIPSAVAFGSLPSEVFANKPWQTLLFRPLPQGHRGLGTPVSGPPFTVPPDYLLLDLFSMPVVEPYPISEPLSTAGRINMNYQIVPFTYINRDTGIRAVLKSEKVIAVADSDVTRYKSYSGNKAALPVRYPINAEETLKGFTERFDRKDIFRSAAEICGISLVPNDPNNANATYNGMAAYWLTHRPTGDNSRERPYATIYPRLTTKSNTYTVHFRVQTLKKSSRTDTGTWVEGKDLVTSEYRGSQVIERYIDPADTRIPDYASASVYSSNNSATDPTLDSFYRFRVLSAKRFSP, encoded by the coding sequence ATGAGAACTCCCCATCGAGGCGACGGAATATTGCTCTCTGCCGGGTATCACACACGGGGCATGGCCCTGGTGCTCGTGCTCGCCTTCCTGGTGCTCATCACCGCGCTCATCATCGCCTTTCTCTCGAACGTCACGACCGAGCACTCCGGCGCCAAAGGTTACGCCGACGGCGCCCGGTCGAAGCAACTGGCGGACTCCGCGGCGCAGATAGCCATCGGGGCGATCCAGGCTGCGACCTCTCACGGGGTGCAGGAGACGTGGGCCTCACAGCCGGGAATGATCCGGGTCTACGATCAAACAGGCGCAGCCAAGGCGTATTACAAACTGTACTCCTCCGACGCCATGGTGGTGCCCTCCTCGCAGGTCGCCTCCTTCACGCCGGGCGTGTCGGATGTCAATACGCAGTGGAGCACCAAGCCGGCACTTTATACGGACCTGAACAGCCCGGTCGTCTCCGGGAACACCGCCGTGTTTCCCATCCTCGACGGCAATGCCATTCGCTCGCTGTCAAAAAACCGCGCCGGAGCCAGCGTGCCGGCCTACCTGGGGTACGATGCCGATGGCGACGGGCTGCCGGATGTCGAGGGCTTCTCGGTCGATCCGTCCAAGGTGAGCTACAGCCCGGGCAGCGCCATCTCGGTAACCAACACGCCGGTGCCGATGCCGACGAAATGGCTCTACGTGCTCCAGGATGGCACGGTCACGGTGGCAGACGACACCAGCAGCACCACGGCAACCTTTGACAACGCCCCGGCCTCGAAGCGCCCGACCGCCAGCAATCCCATCACCGGACGCATCGCCTTCTGGACCGACGACGATACCTGCAAGGTCAACGTCAATACAGCCTCCGAGGGCACGTACATGGACATGCCCCGCTTCCTTTCCGACGAGGACACAACGACTCTCTCGCTGAACCAGCCGATGAACCGGGAGTTTCAGCGTTATCCCGGCCACCCGGCCATGACGAGCCTGAGCGTCGTCTTTCCCACGCTCACGGCAAACCAGATCTACGCGATCACGCCCCGCATCGTCGGCGGAGGGTCGCAGGGCGGCACCGTACAGACGGTGAAGACCGGAGCGTCCACCATCCCGTCGCTCTCCCTCGACTCGGATCGTCTCTATGCCACGATCGACGAACTGATCTTTGCCCCCACTCTCTCGGGGTCCACCCGAGCCCTGCAGGGGCTGACGAAGGAGCAGCTCGCGCGGGGGCGCTTCTTCCTCACGGCGAACAGCCGCGCGCCCGACGTCAATCTCTTCAACAAGCCACGGGTGGCCATCTGGCCGATCAGCAGCAGCACAGGCGCCAGCAATCGCAGCGTGTTTGACCAGCAGATCGCCTTTTGCTCCACCATCAACGGATACCAGTATTTCTTCCAGCGCAGCACCGATCCGGCCCAGCGCGGCAGCGAAAGTCCCACCATCGACCTGCCCACGGCCAGCTCCGTCAACGGCCTCGGCCGCAATCGCATGCTCATGGATTACCTCCGCCATCTCACCTCGCAGCCCATCCCGGGATTCGGAGGGGATTTCCAAAGCAAATACAACACGCAGAACTCCTCGGGAGCCACCGACTGCGACCAGATCCTCACCGGGATATTTGACTACATCCGCAGCGCGAATCTCTACGACACCCGGGTCGCCAATCCCTTTGCCCCCGGTGATTCCACAAAGCTCGGGCAGGGACAGGTAATACCCATCGTCGATAAAAAGACAGGAACGAAGGGCTTTGGGCGTTTCCCCACGGTGAGCAAGGCTTTCCTCATGTTCATCGGGAACGCGGAAAACTCCCCATCGCTCACTCCTCCCGTGACGATGAATGCCTGGAATGCCAGCTCGAACCCCACCGGAGTAAAGCCGGGCAACATCCGGGTGCAGGCCGGGTTGTTCCTGGAGTTCTTCGACCCATCGCGGGGCTTCATGCACATTTATCCGAAGTTTCAGGTGAAGATCGACGGGCTGAACAATTTCCAATGGGGACCCGTGACCGACCCGACCACGCCAACGGTCCCGATGAAGGGGTTCCCCTCCTCGGCGACATTCAAGGCCTATCCCTCCGGCGGGTGGAAATCGTATCCCTTCACGGTATGGGATGCGCTGGTCAACGAGACCTTTGTCGGCGGCCTGATGGGCTGGGCTCCATTTGTCGCCAGCAAGGGATCGGGCACACTGGGGACCACTTCCCAGGACGTCTATCCCTTCATCGCCTACACCGAGACGGCGTCGGATTTCCCAGTCGGCGGCAAGTTCAACTTCACCGGCGGTACCATCACCGTCACCATCCTCGACAACCAGACCCCCGCGAACGAAATCCAGAAACTGACGATCGACATCCCCTCCTCCCCGGCTGATGGCTGGCCGGTGCCGAATCTCCCCCCGGTCAACACGGTGGTCACTCTGACCTCCCCGCGCCCGGAGGATGGCGGACAGGTCGTCTTCGGAGACTTTCGCACCTTTGTCGGGCCGAATAACGCGGCGAATCACTACGGAGGCCGTCTCAATGCCCGCGGTGATCTCGGAAATACCGGGCAACGGCAAACGGTCTCCTGGATCCTCGGGCGACGGGAAGATGGCAAGTACACGGATGTCGTGCGGAGCGTGGAGGTGGCGGAGGGCGACACCCGCATGGTCGCCGCCCAGAGCAATGTCCCATCGTCCTACTTTGCCAGGAACGTCAACTATGACAGCCCGAGCAACTTCATGGCGCATTCCCTGCGCACGGCGATGAACTACCCGTACTTCGGCGCGACTCCCGGGAAGCTGCTCCCGATCAACCCGTCGGGATACGTAACCTATCCGCAGACTTACAGCATCGGCACCAGCAGCAATGGCAGTTTTGACTCCTATCGTCCCTACTCGCAGATGCAGGTCGCCTATGATTTCGGCTATCGCGCGCCCAATGACGCGGGCGTACGAATGGGAGGAGGCAATAGCACCGTGCTGGGCGACTGGGATAATGGCTTCGGCTATATCTCGGACGGGCCCTATATCAACAAGGTGGATGAGGGAGATGGCCGCGCGAGCAGCACGAGCACGCCCTACTACCAGTATCATAGCACCTCCTATGACACGACGATGACGCTCTTTTCGCCGAACCGGCAGATCCCCTCCGCCGTGGCGTTCGGTTCCCTCCCCAGCGAGGTCTTTGCCAACAAGCCCTGGCAAACGCTGCTGTTTCGCCCGCTGCCACAGGGTCATCGCGGCCTCGGCACGCCGGTCTCCGGGCCTCCCTTTACGGTGCCGCCGGACTATCTGCTGCTCGATCTCTTCAGCATGCCGGTGGTGGAGCCGTACCCGATCAGCGAACCGCTCTCCACCGCGGGACGGATCAACATGAATTACCAGATCGTGCCCTTTACCTATATCAATCGCGATACGGGCATCCGCGCGGTCCTGAAGTCGGAGAAGGTTATCGCCGTGGCCGACAGCGATGTCACCCGCTACAAATCCTACTCCGGCAACAAAGCCGCCCTGCCTGTGCGCTATCCGATCAATGCGGAGGAGACGCTCAAGGGCTTCACCGAACGTTTCGACCGGAAGGACATCTTCCGCTCCGCGGCGGAAATCTGCGGCATCTCGCTCGTGCCCAATGATCCCAACAATGCGAATGCCACCTACAACGGCATGGCGGCGTATTGGCTCACCCACCGGCCAACCGGCGACAACAGCCGGGAGCGACCCTACGCAACGATCTATCCCCGGCTGACGACAAAGTCGAACACGTACACGGTGCACTTCCGTGTGCAGACGCTGAAGAAATCCAGCCGCACCGATACGGGCACTTGGGTCGAGGGCAAGGATCTCGTCACCAGCGAGTACCGGGGGTCGCAGGTGATCGAGCGGTACATCGATCCCGCCGACACGCGCATCCCCGATTATGCATCGGCTTCCGTCTATTCCTCAAACAACTCGGCGACCGACCCGACGCTCGACTCGTTTTATCGCTTCCGCGTACTGAGCGCGAAACGCTTCTCGCCCTGA